TCCAATAATCATTATGAAAGTAGTGTTACCAGCTTAATAACCCAGATGCATtcgtgtttttgtcttttggtcTAAAACTGTAACAGAAATGTTTAGAATCTTACTGATCACATAATGGCTCCCAATCATTTTTACACCTCTttacaaaatctaaaaataatctcttgttttattttgacttttaataCAAAGCCTTCTTCTTCCTCAATGGTTTTTCAAACAtatgcaaacaaaaaagaaaaagcagacacGGTGAACAGATGACAGATGTCAATGAAGGTTAATTAGCttcaaatgcttaaaaaaaaaaacaaaaaaacaaaaaaactgtgctTTACTGTGGAATGAAACAAAGAACGACTGCACACCAggttttaaaaattaaaaacctaATAAATACAGAGACCCTAATGTGGAATGCATAAATTATATCTATGAAgaattactgtatatgtgatgAACAAGCAGCAACTAAAAGTTTCACAAAAAGAATTGCTGGTGAAGTATTTCCTTTAGGATAGAGTCTGCATTTTAAACTCCTCTGATAATCCTGTCAAAACCTGAAGCTATCATCTGAGCTGTCGCTGAGGAAGGCGACAGATGTGGAAACTGTGGAGGGATCAAAACAGTTTGATCATGCTCTCTCTGGACTTGCCGACTCCAACccatttcactgaaatgaaaagaaagaaaaaaagacaagacgTGACTGGCAGGTTTGGCAAAGTGAAGAACCGTTTGGCTGGAGTTTCTCCGTTAATGTAAAGCGTGTTTTTACAAACCCGGCACTTGCAGGAAGTCCTCAATGAACTGAATGTAATCCTGTGCCTGTTTCGGCAGGTCCTCGAAGCTCCGAGCAGCCTCAGTGCTGCAGCACCAGCCTTCCAACGTCTTGTACTCCACTGTCACCCGCGTCAAAACGTCCATGTTTGCTACAACGGAGGCAGATCAATAACactgagtgaaaatgaaatgttttttttttcttgttttggcTCACAGTTACCGATTCATCAAAAGACTGTGGTCAAATCAAAATGCTGTACACAAGAACGTTTCATTATCTGATGCTCTGTAGTGCTCCTGAGTGTCGCTTTCGGCAAAAGCAGAAAGCTCGTGGGAGAATTAAATCTGGAGCAGGAAAACAGCCACTTCATCAAACATCCAGTACAtcgaccacaaaaaaaaaaaaaagtgtgagtgtgaacgTGCTGGTTGATGCAGCTGCAGCGTCACATGAAGCAGAGATTCAGAAGTTGTTCGATCATCCTCTGGTTCATTAGCTTAACAATTCAATTTGCTCCATTTGGCACCACtagcagagagaaacagaagatcTGCTGCGAAACAGACTTTCAAAAAGCCAAGATGTTGCATTTCCTGCTAGTAAAAGCTGACCTGGGTGAAACAGGACATTAAGGAGCATTAAAGCTATGTTCATTCACCTGTGTAACCAAATCCTAAGTAGGAGCTCTGAAAACAATGAACCCTTTGCTCAGATGCTGAATCTGTCTCTGGTGTTTAAACATTTGTGAACAGATAATCTTGTAAACATTAGTGTTTTCAATTAAACACTATTACAACATACAAAACAGAATGAATTACCAGGGAAACTCGGCAGAGGTTGTCCGTCACTTTTGTAGGCCACGCCAACCTTAATTTCCGGCAGTGTGTCCAAAATGTCCAACTTCGTTAGAGCAATTCTACGAAGAAAGAAATCACTCTGATGACAACGGAAAGTCAGAGAACGTGCTGAAGTATATTTCTACACTGTGAAAGCAAAAACTAAACATTACGGCAGCAGGTGAGGATATTAATCTGAAATGGTGAGACGGTTCTTACGCAGAGAAGCCGTTGACCATGTGGGCGTATCTGACCAAAATCAGGTCCAGCCAACCACAACGCCTCCTTCTGCCCGTCGTCACACCAAACTCTCTCCCCCTGGACTGCAACAGCGCCCCGATCTCCTGAAACACCACAAAGGAGAAATGCACAGCTGACAACAAAGCttagggaggaaagaaaaaaaaaaagaacaagtgGTTTGAAAATTAAACTACATAATCACCGTTTTGACTCTTTGAGCACACATCTGTTTCCCCAGTAACATCCTACTTCAgtttcactctctcacacacacacacacacaatttctcAGTACAACAGCACTCCTctacaaacagtgaaacagctCCACCACAGCAGATGGAGCAGAGACTTGTAAAAGTGCATGCCACTGGTAGAGCAGGTAGCCCTCGCTACCCCCTCAAATCCCAGAGATTTGAACCGACTTAGGTCTGACTATAAGTCTTTAACCTCGAGTGTGAAGCTGAACACAGTACCTGAACCACTGCTGATCCACTAAAACCTGTTTGGCTCATGGGAGAATCTGCATTGCTGGGACTTAAGCAGCCTCAGTGTGGGATGTCATGCCACTTAACCAATCTGCTTTCATGTCTAACTGAGCCTCTTCAACATTTACTGAAAAAATACTGAATCCACAGACACAATAACTGATACATCTGTTTACTGACtggatgtttttattactgatgCTACATCAGGGAGCTTAAATCTGACAGTTactgaacataaacacacaggtgaCATGATTCAGTCATCATCTCTCTGCAGAACTGCTGAGTATCATCACACCTATGACACCACGTGTCCTTGTTCAGTTCAGTCTGACAATAGCACACATCTCCTTCCACCCTGTGGAGTATGTTGGCTATTTTACAAAAAGCTGCGTCTGAGTGCCTGAGAAGCCAGCGTGAGGAATCTGACGCTTTAATCGCAACATCAATGAGTTTTCACCTTGTCAACTTTTAGCTCTGATCACTCTCAttaacacagtttaaaaactttTTACTCACATTATCCTGCTCTGTCGGGAAAGCACCGACGCCCACCCGTGTGGTGTACGCTTTGACGACACCGTATACTCGGCCGACGTATGACGGGGGCACGCCCAGGCCGGTGCACACTCCTCCCACGGTGCAGTTAGAAGACGTCACGAAAGGATACGTCCCTGATCAAAGAAACATCTGGTAACTCGAGGAGGCAAAACACATCcatctgtctttgtaattaattCCACAAACCCCTTGTTGCTCACCGAAGTCAATATCCAGGAGAGCAGCGTTGGCTCCCTCCACCAGGATCTTCTTACTGGGTCCAGTAAGAGCTGTGTGCATGAAGTACACACCATCGGTCACCAGAGGGCGCAGTTTCGCAGCATATTCCTGAGGAAACAGACACACCGACAAATTCATAGTGCAAAGCCAAACACGGACCATCTCTAAATGGGCTGTTTCAAATCTCCGGTTTATTATGTAGGTAAGAAAGACTGTTCActaaaatacagaaagaaactGAATACTGCTCAGCAGTAAAAACCATCCATTCAAACTGCAAACGAGACACGAAAAAGACCCACATCACTGTAATGTCATCACTCTTTTTCTACTCTTTCTTTCTAAGATGCATTTCAGTTGTTCAATTTTTAAACTCAGTGTAGCATAGAGGCCTTtttcactgaagacattttaatgttataCTAGCAGAAACATGGGTGGAATCATTAACATTCATGGTGGCTCCGTTCAGTTCGAGTGTCACAGTAAATtgtgagtgtgacagtgagccaacatggacaacaacagctgcaccctgagactgaagcagctaaatggaattctgTCAATGTTAGTTTTATCATTCACATCTTTCCTTTTCCTACTTTACAGcttaacaagtaaaaaaaaactgatctgCGATTTTGTCTGTCCCGGGTCTAGAAGACAACTTGTCCTCACCTTCAGCTGCTCCAGTTCACTGTCAATGTCAATGTTAAGGTTTGGATACATGGCCAGGAAATGTTCTGCCAACACTCGAAACCTGCAGGGAGGACAGAGTGCAACAGTCAGTTTACACAGGCTCTGTATGCACATATACCTTCACCCATCAACTTcacaacatatatatacagGATATACAGGACAGACAGGCCATCATAATGCTTTCATGGAAGCAGGGTGGCAGCAGTAATCCCATGTGCACCATGTCCAAGTGTTGTAACAATAAGAAAAGACCAACTGTGCTGACATCCCAAATCTCTTCaatatttcaaatattaatCTTGGTTTAGTGACTTCAAGTGAGGATCAGAGGTTCCATCAGCTGTTTTAGCACATTACTGCATCTCTGATCACAAATGGTAAGGcagtgtacaaaaaaaaataaataaaaggggatgaaaaaaataaaaatacttactTGTCCTCAAAAACCTTGAAATCTGCAACAAGGTCACAGACTCGCAGGCCGTTGCGAGCAGCTTTGGAGGAGTAGGCAGGACCGATACCCTTTTTAGTAGTTCCCAAACTGGAGATCAGATGAAAACAGCTTAATAACCATAATTTACTATTCATATAACAGAAAAATACTACCACTTAAGAACATCGTTGAAGTACAGATCATGATATATATTTCACCCACATAAAGATTTATATACTAAATGAACCAATTAAAGCAGATTTACTTTGTCCCTTCTTGTTGCTGTCGCTGCTGCTCCTGGATTCCATCAACAGCTTGATGGAAGTTGAAAACTGGAGGTGGATATATGGGTCAGTCAGTGAGGTGACAAGCTTTAACTGCAAAAACTTGAAGGAGAAAATGTTTACTCACCAATGTGGGCACGATCAGAAATCTTTAATCTATCCTCCCATCCTTGCAATCCTGCACGGAACACAAGAAATCCCTCATCacatcacaacaacaaatatCAATACCAAAAACACTGGGCGCTGTTACTACCCACAACACCCAGTGTTTTCCCTTTCATATCATTAACAAGGATAACTATTTTTAATATCTTTAACTCCCTTACACTCTACAGATGCAAATACAACACTCCTTGTACTAGTTGAGATTTTCAATTTGGGATTTTTGTGGTAATCCGTCCATGTGGTAATCCAAAAAAAATTGCATCTGATATGGGCATTGATTACAATGACAACAGTAGAAGTTTAAAAACTATAAGACAACAGGCTGATAGCACTACATCTGTCCTATTTAGACAACTTTACCTTTGCCTTTCTGCAGGTTCTTCTTAGCCTCCTCAAACAGACCAGGCAGGTGTATCACCACTCCGTTGCctgaaatgcaaaatgaaacTTTTAACAATGCTAATGGGAAACTGCATTATGTTGTATCACATAAAataatacagttttatttatataacccTAGCTGTACTGTTGCCAGCCACTTTAACAAGTGTTTCTTTAatgtttcctcatttcctcttttctgcaTTAGCGGGGAAAAAGTGGCCACCAAACAAGAAGAaatgtaaaactaaaaaaaacccaGTTTACAGTCCCTGTAAATCTTCTGTGGACTAAATGTTGATTCTCAGTTTCTTAGAGACACCGAGCTGACACCAATACAATCTAATACAACAGTACTGCAGTAAATCCTACTTCATATAAGTTAGAATAACCTGTTTATGTTGAAACTAATTAAGAAGTGTGCTGACTCAACTTTAAAGTCATTTTGGAGGATGCAGTTTGTGGTGCCGCTGAACTGTGTGCTGTTATTCTGATaggtgtttgtgttattttgtattCCCTCACTGCTATAAATGAGGCGGCCAAAAATAttacacacaaaatgaccacgAAGAAGAACCCTGGATCTTCCccaatacaaacaaatacaattaTAAGTGTCAGGAGTGTAGGCTTTAGTGCAGAGCATAAGTctttagctaggtgtacctaatgaATGGTAAACAGAGTGTATACTGAGCCTATGTGTACATTAACATATCTAACAGTTACTAGAAAAACAGGATCACTTTATCAACATTATGACACATAACAACTGATAGGGCTGTCTGCTGTGGCTTTCATGTCTGCCCTGATAATGGCCATACGCTAACAGtttattgttttactgttttatctCTATCTTCCCGCCAACTTCAGGTCTgtgcaaaagcaaaacaaagggaCGGTCTCATACCAATGAAGGACACAGCCTTCTTGTTGAGCACCCCACTGGGCAGCAGGTGAAAGTCATACTCCACTGAGTCCACCACCACTGTGTGACCCGCATTGTTTCCTCCCTGCAAACAGGACCAAACATTAGGGTTGCTAGAGGGCAGTTTTCTGATGAGAtacaacacagagaggcaaatgCACGGCAGGGGAAAACAAATCAACACTGAGGACATTCACAATGTCATGCTCTTATATAAAGCCTCAGTCTGTGATTCAGTGTGAACAGAGTGTTTCCAGGTGGCTCAGGCTGCAAgataaaacatttctgttaaaTGTCACTGGGTTGACTGCGAACACGGAGACAAACACCTGGGTAACAACGGGTGGCCGGTGTCTAACATAACGTTACATTGACTTAAAACGGGTATTTATACAGGTCATTTGCTCGAttcgagacacacacacacacacacacacacacacacacacacacacacacacacacacacacacacacacacactttgctgcCAGGGAATCAGTCTGGTTAGCAGCCCATGCTAGCGTCAACTTAGCACTTCCTCATCCGGGAGGTCGGGCAAGGTTGTGAGAATATCTAACGGAAACTGAACGGCAACCAAAGTAAAGTTACAATCGGCGGATATGTTTTCATGTGCTGTGTAGTTAGCGTGTAAAACACGAAGTTAATTCGACAGTGGAGTTAGGTACCTGACACCTGCATACAATATCCGCGTCCATTGCGAGCAAGTCCACTACTTTTCCCTTGCCCTCGTCGCCCCACTGTGCTCCGAGCACAACGGTCACTTTGTTCCGGGGCTCTTTCTGGTTGTCGAGCAAAGACTCCTGATGGACACTCTCCCGTGGCCGCTTAACGGCCGGTTCCCCGTTCTGGGAGACGGTCTTTTGACCGTTAAGGTTCGTCTTGGTATTGTCGGATGCCATGCTGCCCTCGTTCCACGAACCGATTTACCGCCTTTCTGAGTCCTGTAGCGCCCCTTTTCCTTTAGATGGCGGTGTTTCATCTTCTCTCTGCGGTTCTTCAGAAtgtcaaagtccattttttgtttattcatttattttttcttttttataataAATCTTTTAGACTTATCGACTAAGTGATACACAAATGTGTTaaactcttttgtttttattaaagtaATAATCAAAGACAAATACCATTCGCTTCCGACTTCCGCCACGCTTTTCAGCTCAACACGTGTTCTTTCCCTTCCTGTTTAACCGTATTGTTATCATATTGTTCCATACCCAAGTGACAACAGTCTGCCGTCGCCATCTTGATTTTTTGAGCCAGAAGTTACCATATTTGGACAAAAGGGCGGGCTGGGGAGGGACGAGGGGCGGGGCTGCTTGAGAACACGTGGGCATTCTCCACGCCCACCTACGGCAACCAGGCTGCTCCAGGCTCTGGGCTGCACCATGCTAACAAAGTTAGCTTCCATAAATCGGGGTAAACTTGGCGTTAAAGTAATTTAAGTCGCTAAATAGATTGATGTTCACATGTGGCTAATATTACATGTGATACGAGAAACTTGTAATGTTAAAGTAGCTGAAGCTAAACGCTACACTGTGTAATAATGGCTAAGCTAATTGTAAGCTAACTGTGTGTCATCACCCACAGATGCAGGTGAAGACTGGTGCCGATCCGGGGATGATCGACTCGTAGATTTGCGAACAGTGTTATGGACACTTCATTGTTTAACAGTTtgtgacaaagtgtgtgtgtgtgtgtgtatagtaaTAGTGtattgttgaaatgaatacagtctttaatgtgcaataaaggtatttatgaaacTCTTGCtcttgttgatgtttttttttcataccgCATCTGGGATGCACACTATTGTAATCAAAAGCCTATTTCTGTTAGCTTTAATCAactacataaataatagaaatgctTATTTAATGTTCTTGTCCTTGAACCTTGACAAGGATCAGAAGGCATATTAGAATGTGTGCTTTCCTCAGGCGTGTCATTCACCAAAGTGTCCTgttaaatgagatttttttgtctcctgtctgtacatttttattttctattggAATGTTGATTCTCAATATTTAGGgtttcaaaaatatatttgatgGAAATGGTGGTCTCACTTGTGAACTGAGTGTTTTTCTGCTCTAACAGGCAAACACTCCAATGGGACATTCAAGCATTTACATTTAGTTAATTAACTGATCAGTTAAATAACTTTGAATAGAAAGCAAATCTCTCTTCCCTGAAAAGCAATTCATCATACATCACAGCATATGAGGGTTTTCACCCACTGATAAGGGCTAATTcactgattaattaattaataggTGCCATGcatcattatatatattaccTTGTTATTGTCCTGTCCTGTAAAGGGGTCCAGTGTCAAAATGTAGTCTTGAACTGTACCACACTGACTTCACTGATCACAGTCAGCTGAAGGATTTATGTCTGTGGCCTTTCTGACTGAAccaaacacatcactgcttcAATACTGCAATGTGTGCATCAAGGTGATTTTATTAACAGCTAGGTGGCAGCAAAAGCAGCATTTTCAACGTGTGTGCAAACTTCTTTGGCCTCATCATTCCAGGTCATAGATTGCTGTTTTTTACAGCTGTATtttccagtgaaaaaaaaaaaaaaatccattaaactaaaacaagcacacacagagtgtaCCACCTCCGGTAATGTTCCAGCCCGACTCCTCACATCTGTCTTATCATACAGTTATAATTTGTAGTATTTTGTGGTTTAATTACGAAGTGGTTTAAGTTAACtgtatatttttgcatttgtattttgtattaacATTATCACCTAATTTACGTGAGGAACATATTCAGAGTGGAGGGTGGCACAATTCAATTCACTGCAGCAGTTACCTACACAGTGATGATGCTTGAATTACAGGTGAAAATATCCTCACGTCATCCATATCACTACTTTCAGAACATTACAGCTTTTTCAAAGCATTTATGAGATTTGCAGAATAACTGTCTCTCCAACAGGTACACACTGCTGAGACACCCTGCCAGTATTCATGGCTGAGTCTGGTGCTGGACAGATTAAAGCACACTGCTGAATGttgacacatacaaacacacaaactagcTGCAGAGAATCAATAATATTTTGTTCTATTTATTAATCCTCAGTGACATTTAACAGTCTAGTGaatctgtgacatttttcaaaGCAGTGAATTATTCAACAGAACACTGAAGgcaaaaagtgaaagtgaagtgtAACGTCTGTTATCAGTCATTGTTGTTTAATGATGGTTTGGTAAATAGCCCAGATTTGTTTGCTGACTGGATCTGGATTTCAATTAAGAGCACACTACTTAAAACTTGtaatttgtcagttttatgtATTCTTTACTTATATATGATCACTTTCACGTGGGAATAAACCTAATTATAGTGTGTCCGGCTGCTCTAAGATGTCAAGTAGACAACGTAGACTTGTTTATGAGGCTGAGGCGGCAGTGAAGAATGGTGTTTCAATATAAAGTGGTTAAATGTTCTAAGGTTACATCATCTTTAAAGACCCTGAAGTATTGGTATACCATAATTATGCCTCTGTatcattgtgtttgtttaagcACATAGGTTAATTATTAAATGCACTGTTTAACAAGCCATTTGAGGTAAATTTATGATTTGTAATTGTGTAcgatataaataaaattatctTGACTTTCTTTGGCAGCACATTAATCTTATTCATACCGACAGCAGACAAATGACAGACTCGTTCATGCACTGAGCGACACATTCAAACTTTATTTATcgtaaaacatatttaaaaaatgattgtACTTGTATCTGTGCATGTTCAGAGGGGAAAACGCAGCAGTGGCCTACAGAACTGACAGGCAGATGTGTCAATCACTGGCTGTCAATTCATAGGTCATCACCTTGTGCCCCATTGATCTTCAGCCTCTTCAGAATAAAAAGCACTATAACAGTGAGGTTTGTCATATCTCAGCAAGAGATGCTGAAGTCActtgtaccaaaaaaaaaaaacaaaaaacagtaacagtaacaggaACAAGAAAAGCATTTGGGTGCAGGCTTCAGGTTGTGTTTGGTGACTCTCTGCTGGTAACAGCACCTCCACTGGAACAGACACAGCTTCCACATGGAGTTGCTGTTACATCCAGCCAGCACCAGAAGGCTCGTCGCTGACAGCAAACTGCAGCTTCTCCAGTTGTTTCCTCACGGCCATTTGGTGTGGAACTATCTAACTACTACTAACACCTGAGATGGAAGCAAAAGAGcgagaaagaggagaagcagagcaaaagaaagagCCATGGTTAACTCAGGATTTGGACTCGGAGGCAGCTGCTTTAGTACGTGAGGCGTCTCCACTCGCAAAGTGACTTTGACCCGGCAATTTCCTCCTCCCAGTTTTATTGCCCGAAGAGTCGGCATCATTGCTCACACTCTTCCAACAGCACGGCCAAAGGGCCAATGCCCGTATAGATAACACAGATTTTATGGTAGCTGTCAACATGAGGGCGCTTTTCAATATGTGAGTACATGGGTGTGTCTGACCTGAGTACCTGCAGGCCTCGCATTTCCTGCTTTCTCTGACATTTGTCCTCATAATCACTAAAAGATTGGCTTCATTGTTTGACAATGTTCAGATCAGTTTGAACCAAATCgtgttatttttcttaaaattctGTGACAGTTGTTCTTTTTTCGGCTTGTTCGGCTTGTAGAGTAATGACTCTGTAGACTTTGGCTTGTAGTAAAACACTGtgcacaggaaaaacagaacaataaagCAATTAAATGAGTGGCAGCTGGGTTAGACCACCTATGCTTCTACTCGGTTGGATTTTATTCTGTTGAATAGACCAATCAGACTTCATCCATCTACTTTCTGCCTCTTCAGGCACggaaacattaacattaattacCAGAATTACACTaagtttgttttattctctgtcttatcaattacaaaaaaaaaaaccctaataaTACTACTGTCCTGCCAAAAGAGGTAATTTTTCAAACGGagcaaaaaacataaaaatgtagtTGTGGACTTCAGACTATTAAagtaagaaatattttttcattgtaGCAAGACAAATAAAAGGGAgaaagttagtttttttttcctttttaccaCAGGCTGTCTTCAGGttttcttttggaaaaaaaaaaagtcatttcaaTCCTGCAAATTTCACATAGAATACACTCGTCAGCTTTGGGCAGGAGCTGTACTCACCTTTAGATGCATGACCCGCTGGCTTTCACAGGACGAGGCCAAAGGTTTGAAGAGCAGCAGGTtgctgtgacacacagcagcCGGGACAGAGCGGCAGAGGGGAAACACAgtgcagaaaagaagaaaacacagcggacagagcagagacagacgaAAGACACAGGGAGCCATACTGACGGTGATCGGCATCTAAAAGAGGTGCATTTTTGATGTAAATGTCAGCAATGACAGCAAAGCACTGGCGGCGAGGCAGAGCAGCCAGTATAAGAGATCAGGAGTTGGTGGAAGGTTAATTATTACACTCGCAGTCAATATTTAACAGGCCCAGCGCCCTGCCCCTCAGTCCAACATCCTGATtccacactgactgacacagaGGGTAGGGCCAGCGTCAAGCACATCTCTTTTGTCCTCATGCACAAAATATGTATTCAATGCCTCACATGGCCTGTAGAAAATAAACCAGTGCACTCTGTATGAGATACTGCTTTTTCTGAGTCCTACCTGTGATTTGAAACACTCAGTGGCCTCAGAGTGATTTACCATATAATACTTCATAAGACCTTTGCATATTAATTGAGATGTATATTGAAAAAGAAACTCCCTTGAGACCCTCAGGGTATCAGCCATGAGGGACATGAAAAAATGTGTTAAGAGacactctctctgctttttgtgcTTCAGTTGTAAATTCTTCACGACACGAGCTAAACCATGATGTACTGAAGTATCAGCACATGAGCCCTATCTACGTTTACTGCTGCATCCGTCTCTCTCACATGTACTTTACATGCTCAAACCTATGAACAGTTACTGGAACAAGCAGATATGAAGCTCAGAGGTATGAAGCAATAGCACAGGAGGAAGCGAAAGACTGTGAACTGGATTCAGAGAGCGCGAGTGAACAGCAGCACAATAAAAGGCTGATTGAAAGGGTGCAGAGTGCACTTTTGCACTTTGATGCATAGAAATTATTAATAATCtaacaaataataaacagcGTAAGTGAGCAAGTACACTGGGAACAGAAGAAATCATTCGGTGGTCAATGACCCTGAATGATAAACTCCACCAGATGTGTAATACTTCAAGTCAActgtaaaaatggaaaatgacatGTGACACAAACTACTGATAGTAAACAGCATTAACGTTTACTGTTTTCCATTGGTTTAAAGCTCCGACTCCTTACCATCAGTGtgttatattttacatttatgtaGCTCACATTTCTTCAGCTGACTCCTGTCTGCCATGGATATTCAACTAATATTTGTACTGTCTGATTTTTGAGAAGAAAAAACGTGGTTGTGTGGTGATTTAACTCTCGAGTCATATCAGCAGATTCATAGTGAAACAGAATGTATATTAGCAGGACAGACTGTTGTCCCACTGTTTTTCCATCCTCGTGTAGAAATGTTCTCATTAGAATCACTGTTTTAATGTCCCCACCATGCTACTGCAGAACTAActcaaaaaaagtataaaatgtggtgaaaaa
This genomic stretch from Toxotes jaculatrix isolate fToxJac2 chromosome 12, fToxJac2.pri, whole genome shotgun sequence harbors:
- the adssl gene encoding adenylosuccinate synthase, like — encoded protein: MASDNTKTNLNGQKTVSQNGEPAVKRPRESVHQESLLDNQKEPRNKVTVVLGAQWGDEGKGKVVDLLAMDADIVCRCQGGNNAGHTVVVDSVEYDFHLLPSGVLNKKAVSFIGNGVVIHLPGLFEEAKKNLQKGKGLQGWEDRLKISDRAHIVFNFHQAVDGIQEQQRQQQEGTNLGTTKKGIGPAYSSKAARNGLRVCDLVADFKVFEDKFRVLAEHFLAMYPNLNIDIDSELEQLKEYAAKLRPLVTDGVYFMHTALTGPSKKILVEGANAALLDIDFGTYPFVTSSNCTVGGVCTGLGVPPSYVGRVYGVVKAYTTRVGVGAFPTEQDNEIGALLQSRGREFGVTTGRRRRCGWLDLILVRYAHMVNGFSAIALTKLDILDTLPEIKVGVAYKSDGQPLPSFPANMDVLTRVTVEYKTLEGWCCSTEAARSFEDLPKQAQDYIQFIEDFLQVPVKWVGVGKSRESMIKLF